From the genome of Lineus longissimus chromosome 8, tnLinLong1.2, whole genome shotgun sequence, one region includes:
- the LOC135492967 gene encoding piggyBac transposable element-derived protein 3-like produces the protein MDEAHNVQYQQFLGDSAHGPTEPLDCSSPVEFFEQVWPDALIHGIVEETNRYAGQQGRMHWHDTTFEEIKAFQGVLVLMGIHIVPAFKDYFSSDELLSVPAVTKVFPKNRFFELRGNLHLADNETAVPRDDPNYDKLYKLRPLLNTLQTTFRQYFEPGQNCAVDEHMVKGKGRYPCKQYMPAKPIKRGTKIWELGCSCCAYIYAFQIYTGAEGNREHGLSHRVVMDLARTLNPMQNHVIYIDNFFSSFPLLKNLNAIGIFGCGTPPHSAVKRYTLVRC, from the coding sequence ATGGATGAAGCTcacaatgtacagtaccaacAGTTTCTTGGGGATTCAGCTCATGGGCCTACTGAACCACTGGACTGTAGTTCACCTGTTGAATTCTTTGAACAAGTGTGGCCTGATGCGCTGATTCATGGAATCGTGGAAGAGACAAACCGATATGCCGGTCAGCAAGGAAGAATGCATTGGCATGACACTACATTTGAGGAGATAAAGGCCTTCCAAGGGGTCTTAGTCCTCATGGGAATTCATATTGTGCCCGCTTTCAAAGACTATTTCTCTTCTGATGAACTTTTGTCAGTTCCGGCAGTCACCAAGGTCTTCCCCAAAAATAGATTCTTCGAGTTGAGGGGTAACCTACATCTGGCTGATAATGAAACAGCAGTACCTAGAGATGACCCTAACTATGACAAACTGTACAAACTGAGGCCTCTCCTCAACACTCTGCAGACAACATTCAGGCAGTACTTCGAACCTGGTCAAAACTGTGCAGTCGATGAACACATGGTGAAGGGGAAAGGCAGGTACCCATGCAAGCAATACATGCCTGCAAAGCCTATCAAGCGAGGCACAAAGATTTGGGAACTAGGCTGTTCTTGCTGTGCATACATCTATGCATTTCAAATTTACACTGGAGCAGAGGGAAACCGAGAACATGGGCTAAGTCATCGTGTGGTAATGGATCTTGCTCGCACTTTGAACCCCATGCAGAATCATGTCATCTACATAGataatttcttttcatctttcccACTTCTCAAAAATCTGAATGCCATTGGTATCTTTGGGTGTGGTACACCACCCCATTCTGCTGTTAAACGTTATACACTAGTAAGATGTTAG